Proteins encoded by one window of Flavobacterium sp. N502540:
- a CDS encoding TetR/AcrR family transcriptional regulator codes for MNTSEFILDKVAPVFNRQGYVGTSLTDITKATGLTKGAIYCNFANKEELALKSFQLNVDVAITPLFKILASTTGSLEKLYTITKYQRSYYDVVKDRGGCPMLRVGVDTKYINPLLFQSAQNLSQRFITGLSNIISEGIVNGEIQENIDPLQYAKLLLSLIEGSSLLAFTHNDETYITTAMDFIDHAIIEKIRK; via the coding sequence ATGAACACTTCTGAATTTATATTGGATAAAGTAGCCCCAGTTTTTAACAGACAGGGATATGTGGGTACCAGTCTTACGGATATTACCAAGGCTACGGGACTTACCAAAGGGGCTATTTACTGCAATTTTGCCAATAAAGAAGAGTTAGCTTTAAAGTCTTTTCAATTGAATGTAGATGTAGCCATAACACCTTTATTCAAAATATTGGCTTCTACTACAGGAAGTTTAGAGAAGCTTTACACGATAACGAAATATCAAAGGAGCTATTATGATGTAGTCAAAGACAGAGGAGGTTGTCCGATGCTGCGCGTAGGGGTAGATACTAAATACATCAATCCACTGTTGTTTCAGAGTGCTCAGAATTTGTCTCAGAGGTTTATCACCGGACTTTCCAATATTATTAGTGAAGGTATTGTTAATGGAGAAATTCAGGAGAATATTGATCCGCTGCAGTATGCAAAACTGCTATTGTCTTTAATTGAAGGAAGTTCTCTTTTGGCCTTTACACATAATGATGAGACATACATAACAACCGCTATGGATTTTATAGACCATGCAATAATCGAGAAAATTAGGAAATAA
- a CDS encoding DUF3667 domain-containing protein, translated as MFVHFFEDLTHYENAFWRTIKNLLFKPSALTKEYLSGKRLSYLAPVRLYIFISFVTFLMIALFPGHSKETSADFDFDLKTDQKKEVPKNIFTGDLHDLKPGDGFDDFTKEIDSVQKYAPEKEKLNSFNYWMIQKVKYVKEHNTKKELINKFTEAFVHNIPKVLFIIMPLFAFILWLFHNKKKWYYFDHGIFTLHYFSFLLLIILLLFIIRRLVGLFGEDSPIAVISGITDFFGALWMFYYFFPAHHRFYGETRWVSFFKSTIILSLNFTLILFLLIIYVFYTFINLH; from the coding sequence TTGTTCGTTCACTTTTTTGAAGATTTGACGCATTATGAAAATGCTTTTTGGCGTACGATCAAAAATCTTTTATTTAAACCCTCGGCATTAACCAAAGAATACCTTTCCGGAAAACGTTTATCTTACTTAGCTCCTGTTCGTTTGTACATCTTTATCAGTTTTGTCACTTTTTTAATGATCGCCCTATTTCCGGGTCATTCAAAAGAAACCTCAGCCGATTTTGATTTTGATTTGAAAACAGACCAAAAAAAAGAAGTTCCAAAAAATATTTTCACAGGAGATCTTCACGATTTAAAACCCGGAGACGGTTTTGATGATTTTACCAAAGAGATTGATTCCGTTCAAAAATATGCACCTGAAAAGGAAAAATTAAATTCGTTTAATTACTGGATGATTCAAAAAGTAAAATATGTGAAAGAACACAATACCAAAAAAGAACTCATTAACAAGTTCACGGAGGCATTCGTACACAACATTCCTAAAGTTCTATTTATTATAATGCCACTCTTTGCTTTCATTTTATGGCTTTTTCACAACAAAAAGAAATGGTATTATTTTGATCATGGGATATTCACCTTACATTATTTTTCTTTTCTACTGCTAATAATCCTCCTCTTATTCATAATCCGAAGATTAGTTGGATTGTTTGGCGAAGACAGTCCGATAGCTGTAATTTCAGGCATTACCGACTTCTTTGGAGCACTCTGGATGTTTTACTATTTTTTCCCGGCACATCACCGCTTTTATGGAGAAACAAGATGGGTTTCTTTTTTCAAAAGTACAATCATACTGTCTCTTAACTTTACGCTCATCTTATTCTTATTAATTATCTACGTTTTCTATACCTTTATCAATTTACACTAA
- a CDS encoding acyl-CoA thioesterase encodes MEKVLKTKKKIRFQDCDPFNHLNNAKYLEYFINTREDQIAEHYDLDIFKYLKETGLSWVVASSQISYMRPAFTMETTLIESRLIEYRDNALLVEMKMWNENETELKAILWIRFIHYNIEAKKSANHSDDLMQLFQSVVVPVEQSIFENRCLEVVQSLKSGTLV; translated from the coding sequence ATGGAAAAAGTATTAAAAACAAAAAAGAAAATCAGATTTCAGGATTGTGATCCTTTTAATCATTTAAACAATGCAAAGTATTTGGAGTATTTTATTAATACAAGAGAAGATCAGATTGCAGAACATTACGATCTGGATATTTTTAAATATCTGAAAGAAACAGGTTTGAGCTGGGTCGTAGCATCCAGTCAGATTAGTTATATGCGCCCGGCTTTTACTATGGAAACGACTCTGATTGAATCGCGATTGATCGAGTATCGTGATAATGCTTTGTTGGTTGAAATGAAAATGTGGAATGAAAATGAAACGGAGTTAAAAGCAATTTTATGGATCAGGTTTATTCATTATAATATTGAGGCAAAAAAATCAGCAAATCATTCTGACGATTTAATGCAATTATTTCAATCGGTTGTAGTGCCAGTTGAGCAGTCAATTTTTGAAAATAGATGTTTGGAAGTCGTTCAAAGTCTAAAATCAGGAACGCTTGTTTAG
- a CDS encoding cyanophycinase has translation MKNQLPSHFSYQKILIVLLLLTVNLFQAQSPKGRLFIIGGGDRSDALMKQVLSVSELTKNDFIVVLPMSSEEPDSSFIFFKTQMVKLTPNPIVMLNFNKETAQNKKLTDSLQKAKLIFISGGDQTRFMNVVQNTPIQTAIQKAYQNGSTISGTSAGAAVMSEKMITGNQKLQKEYSGTFDNIRYDNLETAKGLGLLQTAIIDQHFLKRNRYNRLLSALVEFPSLTGIGIDESTAIIVRNNQIEVAGDSEVIVVKNPKGILKSKKNNLISIENLQMSIYTAGQKFNIK, from the coding sequence ATGAAAAACCAACTTCCCTCCCATTTTTCGTATCAAAAAATCCTGATCGTTCTACTCCTTTTAACAGTTAATCTGTTTCAGGCACAAAGTCCCAAAGGCAGACTTTTCATCATAGGCGGTGGCGATCGGTCGGATGCTTTGATGAAACAAGTTTTAAGTGTTTCTGAATTGACAAAAAATGATTTCATCGTCGTTTTGCCCATGTCAAGTGAAGAACCGGACAGCTCCTTTATTTTTTTTAAAACACAAATGGTAAAATTAACTCCGAATCCAATTGTGATGCTTAATTTCAATAAAGAAACGGCTCAAAACAAAAAACTGACTGATTCACTTCAAAAAGCAAAACTGATTTTTATAAGCGGTGGAGACCAGACCCGTTTTATGAATGTCGTGCAAAATACTCCAATTCAAACGGCTATTCAAAAAGCCTATCAAAACGGAAGCACCATTTCCGGAACTAGTGCCGGTGCCGCTGTGATGTCGGAGAAAATGATTACCGGAAATCAGAAACTGCAAAAAGAATATTCCGGAACTTTTGACAACATCCGTTATGACAATCTCGAAACCGCTAAAGGTCTCGGACTACTCCAAACGGCGATTATCGATCAGCATTTTTTAAAGAGAAATCGCTATAACCGATTGCTTTCCGCATTAGTCGAATTCCCATCCCTGACCGGAATCGGAATTGACGAAAGTACTGCCATCATTGTCCGAAACAATCAGATTGAAGTTGCGGGTGACAGCGAAGTGATCGTAGTGAAAAATCCGAAAGGAATTCTGAAATCTAAAAAAAATAATCTCATTTCGATTGAAAATCTGCAAATGAGCATTTATACTGCCGGACAAAAATTTAATATCAAATAA
- a CDS encoding M20/M25/M40 family metallo-hydrolase, producing MMLRKLLLLTLFCCKSALFSQIVVPSPSKSDFSPTLSFLASDWMEGRGTTQKGAFLASEYIASMMELYQLVPYDTKLGYYQNFKIEEHTVKKAVLEIKKGSKETFLLSPQTDFQVTPIAKSLQKEAEVVFAGYGLNLPKENYDDYKSLNIKDKIVVILKGFPGHLDSTSVSYQKFKKYYPEENNLEEIKLQTAISKGASALIIIDCKKWVKFKKETAFHSLENSVITSIPVFELSKSAAEKLFTGSSISLEFIEKKAAQKPSFASALLKKTKISFSIELQSQTFPVRNVLGMIPGKDTTKTIIVGAHYDHLGILNDSIYNGADDNASGVSGMLALAKKWSETKTKPPCTMLFASWTAEEMGLLGSEYFVQHLDSEKQKILLAINMDMISRSAPEDKTHRILSIGTQKENDYLKEIANLSNTKLSKPFTLDLWETNGHTGSDYASFTAKEIPIMTFFSGFHDDYHSTRDTASKVDLDKIKDVLFIVNTSLLNFINQLH from the coding sequence ATGATGTTACGAAAACTGCTTTTACTTACTTTGTTTTGCTGTAAGTCGGCCCTGTTTTCGCAAATCGTTGTTCCCAGTCCATCAAAAAGTGATTTCTCCCCTACACTTTCTTTTTTAGCTTCCGATTGGATGGAGGGACGCGGAACTACACAAAAAGGAGCTTTTCTGGCCTCTGAATATATTGCTTCAATGATGGAGCTTTACCAATTAGTTCCGTACGACACAAAATTAGGATACTATCAGAATTTCAAAATTGAAGAACACACCGTAAAAAAGGCTGTACTTGAAATAAAAAAAGGCAGTAAAGAAACTTTCCTCCTTTCTCCACAGACCGATTTTCAAGTTACCCCTATCGCAAAATCGTTACAAAAAGAAGCTGAAGTCGTTTTTGCAGGTTACGGATTAAATCTGCCGAAAGAAAACTATGATGACTATAAAAGCCTGAATATAAAAGATAAAATTGTTGTCATTCTAAAAGGCTTCCCGGGACATTTGGACAGCACATCGGTATCGTATCAAAAATTCAAAAAGTACTATCCCGAAGAAAACAACCTGGAAGAAATCAAACTTCAAACTGCTATCAGCAAAGGAGCCAGTGCATTGATTATTATTGATTGCAAAAAATGGGTCAAATTTAAAAAAGAAACTGCCTTCCATTCCCTCGAAAATTCAGTCATTACTTCGATTCCCGTTTTTGAACTAAGTAAATCAGCTGCCGAAAAGCTTTTTACCGGAAGCAGTATCTCCTTAGAATTTATAGAGAAAAAAGCGGCGCAAAAACCATCCTTTGCTTCTGCTCTATTGAAAAAAACAAAGATTAGTTTCTCTATAGAATTACAATCTCAAACTTTTCCGGTTCGCAATGTTTTAGGAATGATTCCGGGGAAAGACACCACTAAAACGATTATTGTTGGTGCTCATTACGATCATTTAGGCATCCTAAACGATTCTATTTACAATGGGGCCGACGACAATGCATCAGGAGTTTCCGGAATGCTGGCATTGGCCAAAAAATGGTCCGAAACCAAAACAAAACCTCCCTGCACTATGTTATTTGCTTCGTGGACCGCCGAAGAAATGGGACTTTTGGGAAGTGAATATTTTGTTCAGCATTTAGATTCCGAAAAGCAAAAAATACTACTCGCTATTAATATGGACATGATTTCGAGAAGTGCTCCCGAGGACAAAACACATCGTATTTTAAGCATCGGAACACAAAAAGAAAACGATTATCTAAAAGAAATTGCGAATCTCAGCAATACAAAACTTTCGAAACCTTTTACACTTGATCTATGGGAAACCAACGGACATACCGGAAGTGATTATGCCTCTTTTACTGCTAAAGAAATTCCCATCATGACATTCTTCAGTGGTTTTCACGACGATTACCACTCCACCAGAGATACCGCTTCAAAAGTAGATTTAGATAAAATAAAAGATGTTCTCTTTATTGTCAATACTTCTCTTTTAAATTTTATAAACCAGCTGCATTAA
- the rho gene encoding transcription termination factor Rho, producing the protein MFDISALKEMKLSELQEIAKLAKTIKFNGVKKETLISQILAHQEATVAPPVNPVAEAEIVDEKPKRARIVPAKKTAVNKNAPVLEFDKAEEAPEKAEAPIAVTKTSAIKANPKANPKIKGNAAVKETAEVKSVEATPEVQENIENTESTENTENEAIDKKGPKIVKFSKSAYEKKVALKKEKEATKEAAPENEVIAEVATAEKTEAPVQTKKINPNQNKNQNQNPNQNPNQNPNSNQNGNGNNGNQNPNHKNKKNNFRDSDFEFDGIIESEGVLEMMPDGYGFLRSSDYNYLASPDDIYLSTSQIRLFGLKTGDTVKGVVRPPKEGEKFFPLVRVLKINGHDPQVVRDRVSFEHLTPVFPSEKFKLAEKGSSVSTRIIDLFSPIGKGQRGMIVAQPKTGKTMLLKDIANAIAANHPEVYLIVLLIDERPEEVTDMQRSVRGEVIASTFDREPQEHVKIANIVLEKAKRLVECGHDVVILLDSITRLARAYNTVQPASGKVLSGGVDANALQKPKRFFGAARNVENGGSLSIIATALTETGSKMDEVIFEEFKGTGNMELQLDRKIANKRIFPAIDLTSSSTRRDDLLLDEKTLQRMWIMRKYLSDMNPVESMDFVNDRFKKTRNNEEFLISMND; encoded by the coding sequence ATGTTTGATATTTCTGCATTAAAAGAAATGAAGCTTTCTGAGCTTCAAGAAATAGCTAAGTTAGCTAAAACTATAAAGTTTAATGGCGTTAAAAAAGAGACTTTAATAAGTCAGATTTTAGCACATCAGGAAGCGACTGTAGCGCCGCCGGTTAATCCTGTGGCAGAAGCGGAAATAGTTGATGAAAAACCGAAAAGAGCAAGAATTGTTCCGGCTAAAAAAACAGCAGTAAATAAGAATGCACCGGTTCTGGAATTTGATAAAGCAGAGGAAGCTCCTGAAAAAGCGGAAGCTCCGATAGCAGTAACTAAAACTTCGGCTATTAAAGCAAATCCTAAAGCAAATCCGAAGATAAAAGGAAATGCTGCAGTAAAAGAAACAGCAGAAGTAAAGAGTGTTGAAGCAACACCGGAAGTTCAGGAAAATATTGAGAATACTGAAAGTACTGAGAATACTGAAAATGAAGCAATCGATAAAAAAGGACCAAAAATTGTAAAGTTTAGTAAATCGGCTTACGAGAAAAAGGTTGCTTTGAAAAAAGAAAAGGAAGCTACGAAAGAAGCAGCTCCGGAAAATGAAGTGATAGCAGAAGTTGCTACTGCTGAAAAAACAGAAGCACCGGTTCAAACCAAGAAGATTAATCCGAACCAGAATAAAAATCAAAATCAGAATCCCAACCAAAACCCAAATCAGAATCCAAATTCTAATCAAAACGGGAATGGAAACAATGGGAATCAAAATCCAAATCATAAAAATAAAAAGAATAATTTCAGAGATTCAGACTTTGAGTTTGATGGAATTATCGAAAGTGAAGGTGTTCTTGAAATGATGCCGGATGGTTACGGATTTTTACGTTCATCAGATTATAATTATTTAGCCTCTCCCGATGATATTTATTTATCAACATCACAAATCAGATTGTTCGGTCTTAAAACCGGAGATACTGTAAAAGGAGTAGTTCGTCCTCCAAAAGAAGGCGAAAAGTTTTTCCCTCTTGTTCGTGTACTTAAAATTAATGGTCATGATCCGCAAGTTGTTCGTGACAGAGTTTCTTTTGAACATCTTACCCCGGTTTTCCCTTCTGAAAAATTTAAATTAGCCGAAAAAGGCAGTTCAGTTTCAACCCGTATTATCGATTTGTTTTCTCCAATAGGAAAAGGACAGCGTGGTATGATTGTCGCTCAGCCTAAAACGGGAAAAACAATGTTGCTAAAAGACATTGCAAACGCAATCGCTGCCAACCATCCCGAAGTTTATCTTATTGTTCTTTTGATTGATGAGCGTCCTGAGGAGGTTACTGATATGCAGCGTAGTGTAAGAGGAGAAGTTATTGCTTCTACTTTCGACAGAGAACCACAAGAACACGTGAAGATTGCGAATATCGTTCTTGAAAAAGCAAAACGTTTGGTAGAATGCGGACACGATGTGGTTATTTTACTCGATTCGATTACCCGTTTAGCAAGAGCTTACAATACCGTTCAGCCTGCTTCAGGTAAAGTTTTAAGTGGTGGTGTTGATGCCAATGCATTGCAAAAACCAAAACGTTTCTTCGGAGCTGCCAGAAATGTAGAAAACGGAGGTTCGTTAAGTATTATTGCAACCGCATTGACCGAAACAGGTTCTAAAATGGATGAGGTTATCTTTGAAGAATTTAAAGGTACCGGTAACATGGAGCTTCAATTGGATCGTAAAATTGCCAACAAACGTATCTTCCCGGCTATCGATCTTACTTCGTCAAGTACTCGTCGCGATGATTTATTACTGGATGAGAAAACATTACAAAGAATGTGGATCATGCGTAAGTACCTATCTGATATGAATCCGGTAGAATCTATGGATTTTGTAAACGACCGCTTCAAGAAAACCAGAAACAACGAAGAGTTTTTGATTTCGATGAATGACTAG
- a CDS encoding penicillin acylase family protein: MFTTKTIKLAFVLCCASLPLSAQKINSKEVARLENLAQQVSIIRDNWGIPHVYGKTDADAVFGLLYAQCEDDFKRIEMNYIEKLGRLSEIKGQAVLYNDLEIKLLIDTEAAKADYKKAPLWLKKLLNSYADAINFYLYKHPEVKPALLTHFEPWFPLLWTDGSIGAISTADLTTGELKAFYSGNGDKVAYVEREKNVQTGSNGFAFAPSKTAAGNAILYINPHTTFYFRPEVQVTSEEGLNVYGAVTWGQFFIYQGFNEHCGWMHTSSNVDVADMYAEKIVDKKGKLFYEFDKKLIPVIEKEIIINYTENGKLIPKKFKTYFTNNGPIMAKRDGKWISLKSNNRSMTSLIQSWVRTKSTSFEDYKKAMDLKANTSNNTVYADSKGNIAYWHGNFIPIRDKNLNWSKVVDGSISATQWKGLHNVNETVHLYNPTNGWLQNCNSTPYTVAGENSPKRENYLPYMAPDGENFRGINAVRIFSKGSQYTLDKVIADGYDTKLSIFEILIPSLITVYEKNKTEYPELNEVISTLKNWDYYAKENSVATTLAVEWAYKLDPIILKAYVDEGEPDQVENTRKFATNATAAQMLPQLQFVLKELNSKWGTWKVAWGEINRFQRSNGDIDLKYDDAQPSLPIAFGPGSWGSLPSFKSSYQKDSKKRYGYNGNSFVCAVEFGPKIKAKSLLAGGNSGDPDSKHFNDQSEMYRKGSFKEVLFYKDDVIKNAEKTYHPGE; the protein is encoded by the coding sequence ATGTTTACCACCAAAACTATAAAATTAGCCTTTGTACTTTGTTGCGCAAGTCTTCCCCTTTCTGCACAAAAAATCAATTCAAAAGAAGTCGCTCGTCTCGAAAATTTAGCACAACAGGTAAGTATTATCAGAGACAACTGGGGCATTCCTCATGTTTATGGAAAAACCGATGCTGATGCTGTTTTTGGATTATTATACGCCCAATGCGAAGATGATTTTAAACGCATTGAAATGAATTATATTGAAAAATTAGGGCGTCTTTCAGAGATAAAAGGACAAGCCGTATTATACAATGATTTAGAAATTAAATTATTAATAGACACCGAAGCAGCCAAAGCCGATTATAAAAAAGCTCCTTTATGGCTCAAAAAATTATTAAACAGTTATGCCGATGCTATTAACTTTTACCTCTACAAACATCCCGAAGTAAAACCGGCGCTCTTAACTCATTTCGAACCCTGGTTTCCTTTGCTTTGGACGGACGGAAGTATTGGAGCCATCAGTACCGCCGATTTAACAACGGGAGAATTAAAAGCTTTCTATTCCGGTAATGGTGATAAAGTGGCGTATGTTGAAAGAGAAAAAAATGTACAAACTGGTTCTAATGGTTTTGCATTTGCACCTTCAAAAACAGCCGCCGGCAATGCTATTTTGTACATCAATCCACATACCACCTTTTATTTCAGACCCGAAGTACAAGTCACCAGCGAAGAAGGCCTAAATGTTTATGGAGCGGTAACCTGGGGGCAATTTTTCATCTATCAGGGTTTCAATGAGCATTGCGGATGGATGCACACCTCCTCCAACGTTGATGTTGCCGATATGTATGCCGAAAAAATTGTCGATAAAAAAGGCAAATTATTTTATGAATTCGACAAAAAACTAATCCCCGTTATCGAAAAAGAAATTATAATAAATTACACCGAAAACGGGAAATTAATCCCTAAAAAATTCAAAACCTACTTCACCAATAATGGTCCGATTATGGCCAAACGTGACGGAAAATGGATCAGTTTAAAATCAAACAACCGTTCGATGACCAGTTTAATTCAGAGTTGGGTCAGAACCAAATCAACCAGTTTTGAAGATTACAAAAAAGCGATGGACTTAAAAGCCAATACTTCAAACAATACCGTTTATGCAGACAGCAAAGGAAATATCGCTTATTGGCATGGGAATTTTATCCCAATCAGAGATAAAAACCTCAATTGGTCTAAAGTCGTTGACGGATCAATTTCCGCTACGCAATGGAAAGGTCTGCATAATGTAAACGAAACCGTTCATTTGTATAATCCGACAAACGGATGGCTGCAAAACTGTAACTCAACACCTTACACTGTTGCGGGAGAAAACAGTCCGAAAAGAGAAAATTATTTGCCTTATATGGCGCCTGACGGAGAAAATTTTAGAGGAATAAATGCCGTTCGAATTTTCAGCAAAGGCAGCCAGTATACTTTAGACAAAGTAATTGCTGACGGATACGATACTAAATTGTCGATTTTTGAAATTCTGATTCCAAGTCTGATTACGGTTTACGAAAAAAACAAAACAGAATATCCTGAATTAAATGAAGTCATTTCGACGCTCAAAAACTGGGATTATTATGCCAAAGAAAATTCAGTAGCCACCACTCTGGCAGTCGAATGGGCGTACAAATTAGATCCGATTATACTAAAAGCATATGTCGATGAAGGAGAACCGGATCAGGTAGAGAATACCCGAAAATTTGCCACGAATGCGACCGCTGCTCAAATGCTTCCGCAATTACAGTTCGTTTTAAAAGAACTGAACTCAAAATGGGGAACCTGGAAAGTAGCCTGGGGAGAAATAAATCGTTTTCAACGTTCAAACGGCGACATTGATTTAAAATATGACGACGCTCAGCCGAGTTTACCGATCGCTTTTGGGCCGGGCTCCTGGGGAAGTTTACCTTCCTTCAAAAGCAGTTATCAGAAAGACTCCAAAAAACGATACGGTTACAATGGCAACAGCTTTGTATGTGCCGTAGAATTTGGTCCAAAAATAAAAGCAAAATCATTGTTAGCCGGAGGTAATAGCGGAGATCCTGACTCCAAACATTTTAACGATCAAAGTGAAATGTATCGAAAAGGAAGTTTTAAAGAAGTCTTGTTTTACAAAGATGATGTGATCAAAAATGCCGAGAAAACCTATCATCCCGGTGAATGA
- a CDS encoding dienelactone hydrolase family protein, protein MKNSAFLLFATILFSNGINAQLKAVKYTDGSQALSGLFVKSAKKNTQNPGILLIPAWLGIDKASKDIAENLSKLGYNVFIADIYGEGNKPANTSEAAKQSSYYKNNFEVYQKRINAALQELIKSGADADNIVAIGYCFGGTGVLEAARGHLNLKGVVSFHGSLARDASRKIEPITTKVLICHGADDPYESKEEITAFQQEMRDSKADWQMIYYANAVHSFTNPEAGNDNSKGAAYNAVAAKRSFEHLQLFLNEVLKK, encoded by the coding sequence ATGAAAAATTCGGCCTTTCTCTTATTTGCTACCATATTGTTTTCCAACGGTATAAATGCGCAACTAAAAGCTGTAAAATACACTGACGGTTCTCAGGCTCTAAGTGGATTATTTGTAAAATCTGCTAAGAAAAATACTCAAAATCCGGGGATTTTATTGATTCCGGCCTGGCTTGGAATTGACAAAGCTTCTAAAGATATTGCAGAAAACTTATCCAAATTAGGTTATAATGTTTTCATTGCTGATATCTATGGAGAAGGAAACAAACCTGCAAATACCTCAGAAGCGGCAAAGCAATCCAGTTACTACAAAAATAACTTTGAAGTATATCAAAAACGCATCAATGCCGCATTACAGGAATTGATCAAATCAGGAGCCGACGCCGACAATATTGTAGCCATTGGGTACTGCTTTGGAGGAACCGGCGTTCTTGAAGCTGCACGCGGACATTTAAACCTAAAAGGAGTAGTTTCTTTTCATGGAAGTTTAGCCAGAGATGCCTCCCGTAAAATCGAACCCATCACAACTAAAGTATTAATTTGTCACGGAGCCGACGATCCCTATGAATCAAAAGAAGAAATCACAGCTTTCCAACAGGAAATGAGAGATTCAAAAGCCGACTGGCAAATGATTTATTATGCCAATGCTGTACATTCTTTCACGAATCCTGAAGCAGGAAACGACAACTCAAAAGGAGCAGCCTATAATGCCGTCGCAGCAAAAAGATCTTTTGAGCATTTACAGCTTTTCCTGAACGAAGTATTGAAAAAATAA
- a CDS encoding DUF4293 domain-containing protein, whose protein sequence is MIQRIQTVYLILTFLITGVLLFFTPLWTLNNGKPFYFMQDKFYTILLGLSTMLSIISIISYKKRQNQFVMGRLNIILNLILLGLFVYRSLNLSGDTTTIVSEKGIGMFLPIVAIVLLVLANKAIKKDEDLVKSVDRLR, encoded by the coding sequence ATGATACAAAGAATTCAGACTGTATATTTAATTCTTACCTTTTTAATTACGGGGGTATTACTGTTTTTCACTCCGCTTTGGACCTTAAACAATGGTAAGCCTTTTTACTTTATGCAGGATAAGTTTTACACGATACTATTAGGTCTAAGTACAATGCTTTCTATTATTAGTATTATTTCATACAAAAAAAGACAAAATCAGTTTGTAATGGGCAGACTGAACATAATATTAAATTTAATTTTATTGGGATTATTTGTATATCGTTCTCTAAATTTATCTGGAGATACTACTACCATTGTATCAGAGAAAGGTATTGGGATGTTTCTACCTATTGTTGCTATCGTATTATTAGTTTTAGCTAATAAGGCCATCAAAAAGGATGAAGATCTTGTAAAATCTGTAGACCGTTTGAGGTAA
- a CDS encoding M28 family peptidase, with translation MKKIIILLLIGTAFSCKNTQSVTLKDNSDPSKYIDFISEKDLKTMLYIVASDEMEGRETGSKGQKKAGLYMIGQYKKHGISFPKGATDYYQHIPASFLNARRNENLPDSENIWAYIEGSEKPDEVLVISAHYDHVGVKNGDVYNGADDDGSGTVAVMEMAKAFAKAKKDGHGPKRSILFLHVTGEEHGLHGSRYYSENPLFPIANTIADINIDMIGRRDVEHEKTNNYVYVIGADRLSSDLHNIVVAQNEKYTKIDLDFKFNDPKDPNHFYERSDHYNFAKFGIPSVFFFNGVHEDYHRKGDEPEKIEYDALTKRTKLAFSIAWELANRSDRPVVDKPIK, from the coding sequence ATGAAAAAAATCATAATCCTGTTATTAATTGGTACTGCATTTTCGTGTAAAAACACACAATCAGTTACCTTAAAAGACAATTCAGATCCGTCTAAATACATCGACTTTATTTCTGAAAAAGACCTAAAAACGATGCTCTATATTGTGGCCTCTGACGAAATGGAGGGTCGTGAAACCGGATCGAAAGGACAAAAGAAAGCAGGTCTTTACATGATCGGGCAATACAAAAAACACGGAATCTCCTTTCCTAAAGGTGCAACCGATTATTACCAGCACATTCCTGCCTCATTTTTAAATGCCAGACGAAATGAAAACTTACCGGATTCAGAAAACATCTGGGCCTATATTGAAGGATCTGAGAAACCGGACGAAGTTTTGGTTATTTCAGCACATTACGATCACGTAGGAGTAAAAAATGGAGACGTTTATAATGGTGCTGATGATGATGGTTCCGGAACTGTTGCTGTAATGGAAATGGCAAAAGCATTTGCAAAAGCAAAAAAAGACGGGCACGGTCCAAAACGTTCTATCCTGTTCCTGCACGTTACCGGTGAAGAGCATGGTCTGCATGGTTCTCGCTATTATTCTGAAAATCCTTTATTCCCAATCGCGAATACCATAGCCGACATTAATATCGATATGATTGGCCGTCGTGATGTGGAACACGAAAAAACAAACAATTATGTATATGTAATTGGAGCCGACAGACTCTCCTCTGATTTACACAATATTGTTGTGGCACAAAACGAAAAATACACTAAAATTGACTTAGATTTTAAATTCAACGACCCGAAAGATCCAAATCATTTTTACGAGCGTTCTGATCATTATAACTTTGCAAAATTTGGAATTCCATCGGTTTTCTTCTTTAACGGAGTTCACGAAGACTACCACAGAAAAGGTGACGAACCTGAGAAAATCGAATACGATGCTTTGACTAAAAGAACAAAATTAGCTTTCTCCATTGCCTGGGAATTAGCGAATAGATCTGATCGTCCGGTAGTTGATAAACCGATTAAATAA